The following nucleotide sequence is from Phycisphaera sp..
GTGAGTTCAAGCGAGAGCTGGGAGCCGGCTGTGCTGACGTTGAGCCCGTCGCCGCTGGCCAGGGCGCCATTGATGATGGCCCCGACATCGCGCCCCGGGTCGCGCTCGGCTGTTTGGAGATCGGTTCCGACAGTGCCCCATGGGAAGGGGTCGGTGTCACCGATGGCCAGGTCGTCGTCGAACTTGTAGGTTTCCCAAGCGCTCTCGGCGCTAGTTTCGCCCAGGCGATCGATCGAGACAAAGGAACGCGATCCATACTCTTCACTGCGGAAGGCGATGCCACTCGTGGGGTCGCCGTTGATGAGCTCGGCGATCACTCCGGTCGAGGGCGAGTTGCGGTTGATCGAGTCCACGACGGCGCTGAACGTCTGGCCTTCGGGCAGCTCAAGGCTGATCACGCCGTCTGGGCCACGAACCTCGATTAGGGTCGTCGAGAGGACGGTGCCATTGAGCGGATCGCCCGGCGAAGGATTGTCGCCTCTCAGGTAGAGCCCGCCCTGCTGGGCCGAGGTGAGGATCTCGACGTTCACGTCTAGCGAGTCGTCCTGCGAGAAGCTGGCCGCTTTGATGTTGGTCTTAGCGATGGCTGAAGTGGCGATGCCAGAGGTCTGGTAGCCCAGGGAGCCGTCGAGCAACCGCAGGTCGCCAAATCGTGCGGTATTGGAGATGCGGGTGATCGAGTCGATGGCCGAGTCGATCTGGGCCTGGTTGGCTGCGATCTCATCGTCAGAGAACGCACCCGTATTGGCCGCTTCGACCACGAGGGCCTTGATCGAGTTGAGCAGCTCGTTGATCTCGGTGAGCGAGCCCTCGGTGGTGGCGATCACCGCCGATGCCCGTTCCGAGTTCTTGATGCCCTGCTCGGCCCCGCGGATGTTCGAGCGCAGCCGCTCGGAGATGATGAGTCCCGCCGGGTCGTCGGCACCGCGGTTGATCCGCAATCCCGTTGAGAGCCGTTCCAGCCTGACGTCCAACTCACGGTTGGTCCGCGTGAGGTTTGATCGGGCGATCATGCTGGGTACGTTTGTGTTGATGCGAGTCATCGCGATCCTCCGTGAGCCGCAGCCGCACTCCGTCGCGGCCTGCTGGAACTATCCGTCGAAGCGACGAGGGCTATGAGCCCGGTAGCCAATCCAAGAGTCAGGTCGAAGCCTGCCTCCGTGAGTCGTTGTCGGTGTGGGGCACCCGTGGGGTGCGTTCGGGAGCGGACTGACCGTTGCTCGCCGAGCCGTTCGTCGACGCCCCGTTGGTTGATGCCCCGTTGGAGCCAGGGACGCGCCCCGCCGGGCTGAGCCCCGCGCGGCGCCCCGGCCGGACGGCCGAGCTGAGGGCGCCAAACTCGGCACCCTGGGCCTCGGACGCCCGCCTGTTCTCGGCCTTGATGGCCTCGTACACCTCTTTGCGGTGGACGGCCACTTGGGACGGGGCGTTGATGCCCAGCCGGACCTTGTCCCCGCGGATGTCGACGATGGTGATCTCCACCGCGTCGCCGATCATGATTGTTTCGTCTCGTTGCCTTGACAGCACCAGCATCCGTGCGCTCCGTGCCCCCTTCGGTGGGGTTGCTTTGGTGGCTCCGATCCATCATCGCCACTGCCGTCAGGCCGTCGCGGCCTGGGTCTGTTCGACGCCCACCTGCATGATGGTGTGACGCGTCGACCAGCGCTTGTCGGCGAGCACCAGTTGCTGGCCACTGAGGTTCAGCGTGTTGATGAGCAGCGGACCCTGGAGGTTGGCCGTCAGGATCTGGCCCACCTTGTTCACGATCACGAACACCTGCGCATCGTCCATCTTGTCGATCCCGAGCGTCTCGGCCTGCTCGGGGCGGATCGGCACCTCGTACTCCTTGAAGAAGAGCGCCGGGTCGGTTAGCACGAACGCC
It contains:
- a CDS encoding flagellin; the encoded protein is MTRINTNVPSMIARSNLTRTNRELDVRLERLSTGLRINRGADDPAGLIISERLRSNIRGAEQGIKNSERASAVIATTEGSLTEINELLNSIKALVVEAANTGAFSDDEIAANQAQIDSAIDSITRISNTARFGDLRLLDGSLGYQTSGIATSAIAKTNIKAASFSQDDSLDVNVEILTSAQQGGLYLRGDNPSPGDPLNGTVLSTTLIEVRGPDGVISLELPEGQTFSAVVDSINRNSPSTGVIAELINGDPTSGIAFRSEEYGSRSFVSIDRLGETSAESAWETYKFDDDLAIGDTDPFPWGTVGTDLQTAERDPGRDVGAIINGALASGDGLNVSTAGSQLSLELTLTADFATRVGESSTFDITGGGSLFQLGAEVVTQQQVNIGINSVAASRLGGTLVDGSLEFLESLKTGRANSLANSKDRGNFTAASRITDSAIDETTIIRGTLGSFERNTLQTNIRSLALTVENLTASESIIRDADFAVETSLLTRAQILASSGTTVLGLANQQAQSVLQLLG
- a CDS encoding flagellar assembly protein FliW codes for the protein MQVKTTRFGVVDIADDKVITFPQGLLGFPDHRRYCLLEPGEDACFFWLQSVDEPALAFVLTDPALFFKEYEVPIRPEQAETLGIDKMDDAQVFVIVNKVGQILTANLQGPLLINTLNLSGQQLVLADKRWSTRHTIMQVGVEQTQAATA